A stretch of the Malus domestica chromosome 08, GDT2T_hap1 genome encodes the following:
- the LOC139198206 gene encoding low affinity sulfate transporter 3-like isoform X1 yields the protein MYLMTAFIQTSLSWFGTKTRTPLQVPKIYATQESSPKHFKFLTTMASLPTEVFSTVELQQQHRHAEDTSGRAERAQWLLSSPDPPGLWQQLIHGIKSNLLPQGNRYSKQKTPANRAFSLFRGLFPILSWGRNYKASKFKNDVMAGLTLASLSVPQSIGYANLAKLDPQYGLYTSIVPPLIYSLMGSSRELAIGPVAVVSMLLSSLIQKIEDPVANPIAYRNLLFTVTFFAGIFQAAFGLFRLGFLVDFLSHAAIVGFMAGAAIVIGLQQLKGLLGISHFTTNTDIISVLESVFDSIVHEPWHPLNIVLGCAFLIFLLIARFIGKRNKKLFWLPAIAPLISVILSTLIVYLTKADKHGVNIVKHIKGGLNPSSAHQLQLRGPHVRQAAKAGLISAIIALAEAIAVGRSFAAIKGYHLDGNKEMLAMGCMNIAGSLTSCYVATGSFSRTAVNFSAGCQTAVSNIVMALTVILSLELLTRLLYFTPIAILASIILSALPGLIDINGAYHIWKVDKLDFLACVGAFLGVLFASAEIGLLAAVSISFAKILINSLRPGIEVLGRLPTTDIFCNINQYPMAIETPSILIIGIKSSLLCFANANSVKERVLKWVTKEEDETGDPKEKRRIQHVILDMSNVMNVDTSGILALEEIHKKLCSYGIQLAMANPRWQVIHRLKVSKLVDKIGGESVFLTVGEAVEACLTSKVAGEQLLMV from the exons ATGTATTTAATGACTGCATTCATTCAAACATCTCTGTCATGGTTTGGTACAAAAACTAGAACACCATTGCAGGTACCTAAAATATATGCGACTCAAGAGAGTTCACCCAAACACTTCAAATTTTTAACCACCATGGCTTCTCTGCCAACTGAGGTCTTCAGTACTGTGGAGCTTCAGCAGCAGCACCGCCATGCCGAGGACACTTCTGGTCGGGCCGAGAGAGCTCAGTGGCTTCTCTCTTCTCCAGATCCACCAGGGTTATGGCAGCAGCTCATTCATGGCATAAAATCCAATCTTCTTCCTCAAGGAAACAGATACTCCAAGCAGAAAACACCAGCAAACCGAGCCTTTTCGTTATTTCGCGGTCTGTTTCCAATCCTTAGCTGGGGAAGGAATTACAAGGCATCAAAGTTTAAAAATGATGTGATGGCAGGTTTGACACTGGCCAGCCTTAGTGTTCCTCAG AGTATTGGATATGCTAATCTTGCAAAACTTGATCCGCAATATGGCCTGT ATACAAGCATTGTTCCACCTCTGATTTATTCTCTAATGGGGAGCTCAAGAGAGCTAGCAATTGGGCCAGTGGCTGTGGTTTCCATGCTCCTATCATCCTTGATTCAGAAGATAGAAGATCCTGTGGCCAATCCTATTGCTTACCGAAATCTTTTGTTCACCGTGACATTTTTTGCCGGAATCTTCCAAGCTGCATTTGGACTTTTCAG GTTGGGATTTCTTGTGGACTTTCTTTCGCATGCTGCAATTGTAGGGTTTATGGCTGGTGCAGCCATCGTCATTGGCCTCCAACAACTCAAGGGCCTTCTTGGGATCAGCCACTTCACCACCAACACCGATATAATCTCCGTCTTGGAGTCTGTTTTCGATTCAATTGTTCATGAACCA TGGCACCCTCTGAACATCGTCCTTGGTTGTGCATTCTTGATATTCCTCCTAATTGCTAGGTTTATT ggaaaaagaaacaaaaagctCTTTTGGCTACCAGCAATTGCCCCACTTATATCAGTTATATTATCTACTTTGATAGTGTATTTAACAAAAGCTGACAAGCATGGAGTAAATATTGTAAAACATATCAAAGGGGGACTAAATCCAAGCTCAGCTCATCAGCTACAACTCAGAGGCCCACATGTTAGACAAGCAGCCAAAGCAGGACTCATTTCTGCTATCATTGCTCTTGCT GAGGCCATTGCCGTCGGTCGATCTTTTGCTGCCATCAAAGGGTACCATCTTGATGGTAACAAGGAAATGCTAGCCATGGGATGCATGAACATTGCTGGATCATTAACTTCATGCTATGTTGCAACTG GTTCATTTTCAAGAACTGCAGTAAATTTTAGTGCAGGGTGTCAAACTGCGGTATCAAATATAGTGATGGCTCTCACTGTAATTTTGTCACTGGAATTACTTACTAGGCTATTGTATTTCACTCCCATTGCAATCCTTGCTTCAATCATCCTATCAGCTCTTCCTGGGCTCATTGATATCAATGGAGCTTACCACATTTGGAAGGTTGACAAATTGGACTTCCTTGCTTGCGTTGGTGCATTCTTGGGGGTCTTGTTTGCATCAGCAGAAATTGGTCTTCTTGCTGCG GTAAGCATCTCTTTTGCAAAGATATTGATAAATTCACTTAGACCTGGAATAGAAGTTCTAGGGAGACTTCCAACAACAGACATCTTTTGTAACATCAATCAGTATCCCATGGCCATTGAAACTCCAAGCATCTTGATAATTGGCATCAAATCCTCTTTGCTTTGCTTTGCCAATGCTAATTCTGTGAAAGAAAG GGTTTTGAAGTGGGTGACAAAAGAAGAGGATGAGACTGGAGAtccgaaagaaaaaagaagaattcAACATGTAATCCTTGATATGTCCA ATGTGATGAATGTGGACACTTCCGGAATTCTTGCCCTAGAAGAAATACACAAGAAGTTGTGTTCATATGGCATACAA TTAGCTATGGCCAACCCAAGGTGGCAAGTGATTCACAGGCTAAAGGTGTCCAAATTGGTAGACAAGATTGGAGGAGAGAGTGTTTTCCTCACCGTTGGTGAAGCAGTCGAGGCATGCCTTACTTCCAAAGTGGCTGGTGAGCAGCTGTTGATGGTTTGA
- the LOC139198206 gene encoding low affinity sulfate transporter 3-like isoform X2 — protein MYLMTAFIQTSLSWFGTKTRTPLQVPKIYATQESSPKHFKFLTTMASLPTEVFSTVELQQQHRHAEDTSGRAERAQWLLSSPDPPGLWQQLIHGIKSNLLPQGNRYSKQKTPANRAFSLFRGLFPILSWGRNYKASKFKNDVMAGLTLASLSVPQSIGYANLAKLDPQYGLYTSIVPPLIYSLMGSSRELAIGPVAVVSMLLSSLIQKIEDPVANPIAYRNLLFTVTFFAGIFQAAFGLFRLGFLVDFLSHAAIVGFMAGAAIVIGLQQLKGLLGISHFTTNTDIISVLESVFDSIVHEPWHPLNIVLGCAFLIFLLIARFIGKRNKKLFWLPAIAPLISVILSTLIVYLTKADKHGVNIVKHIKGGLNPSSAHQLQLRGPHVRQAAKAGLISAIIALAEAIAVGRSFAAIKGYHLDGNKEMLAMGCMNIAGSLTSCYVATGSFSRTAVNFSAGCQTAVSNIVMALTVILSLELLTRLLYFTPIAILASIILSALPGLIDINGAYHIWKVDKLDFLACVGAFLGVLFASAEIGLLAAVSISFAKILINSLRPGIEVLGRLPTTDIFCNINQYPMAIETPSILIIGIKSSLLCFANANSVKERVLKWVTKEEDETGDPKEKRRIQHVILDMSISYGQPKVASDSQAKGVQIGRQDWRRECFPHRW, from the exons ATGTATTTAATGACTGCATTCATTCAAACATCTCTGTCATGGTTTGGTACAAAAACTAGAACACCATTGCAGGTACCTAAAATATATGCGACTCAAGAGAGTTCACCCAAACACTTCAAATTTTTAACCACCATGGCTTCTCTGCCAACTGAGGTCTTCAGTACTGTGGAGCTTCAGCAGCAGCACCGCCATGCCGAGGACACTTCTGGTCGGGCCGAGAGAGCTCAGTGGCTTCTCTCTTCTCCAGATCCACCAGGGTTATGGCAGCAGCTCATTCATGGCATAAAATCCAATCTTCTTCCTCAAGGAAACAGATACTCCAAGCAGAAAACACCAGCAAACCGAGCCTTTTCGTTATTTCGCGGTCTGTTTCCAATCCTTAGCTGGGGAAGGAATTACAAGGCATCAAAGTTTAAAAATGATGTGATGGCAGGTTTGACACTGGCCAGCCTTAGTGTTCCTCAG AGTATTGGATATGCTAATCTTGCAAAACTTGATCCGCAATATGGCCTGT ATACAAGCATTGTTCCACCTCTGATTTATTCTCTAATGGGGAGCTCAAGAGAGCTAGCAATTGGGCCAGTGGCTGTGGTTTCCATGCTCCTATCATCCTTGATTCAGAAGATAGAAGATCCTGTGGCCAATCCTATTGCTTACCGAAATCTTTTGTTCACCGTGACATTTTTTGCCGGAATCTTCCAAGCTGCATTTGGACTTTTCAG GTTGGGATTTCTTGTGGACTTTCTTTCGCATGCTGCAATTGTAGGGTTTATGGCTGGTGCAGCCATCGTCATTGGCCTCCAACAACTCAAGGGCCTTCTTGGGATCAGCCACTTCACCACCAACACCGATATAATCTCCGTCTTGGAGTCTGTTTTCGATTCAATTGTTCATGAACCA TGGCACCCTCTGAACATCGTCCTTGGTTGTGCATTCTTGATATTCCTCCTAATTGCTAGGTTTATT ggaaaaagaaacaaaaagctCTTTTGGCTACCAGCAATTGCCCCACTTATATCAGTTATATTATCTACTTTGATAGTGTATTTAACAAAAGCTGACAAGCATGGAGTAAATATTGTAAAACATATCAAAGGGGGACTAAATCCAAGCTCAGCTCATCAGCTACAACTCAGAGGCCCACATGTTAGACAAGCAGCCAAAGCAGGACTCATTTCTGCTATCATTGCTCTTGCT GAGGCCATTGCCGTCGGTCGATCTTTTGCTGCCATCAAAGGGTACCATCTTGATGGTAACAAGGAAATGCTAGCCATGGGATGCATGAACATTGCTGGATCATTAACTTCATGCTATGTTGCAACTG GTTCATTTTCAAGAACTGCAGTAAATTTTAGTGCAGGGTGTCAAACTGCGGTATCAAATATAGTGATGGCTCTCACTGTAATTTTGTCACTGGAATTACTTACTAGGCTATTGTATTTCACTCCCATTGCAATCCTTGCTTCAATCATCCTATCAGCTCTTCCTGGGCTCATTGATATCAATGGAGCTTACCACATTTGGAAGGTTGACAAATTGGACTTCCTTGCTTGCGTTGGTGCATTCTTGGGGGTCTTGTTTGCATCAGCAGAAATTGGTCTTCTTGCTGCG GTAAGCATCTCTTTTGCAAAGATATTGATAAATTCACTTAGACCTGGAATAGAAGTTCTAGGGAGACTTCCAACAACAGACATCTTTTGTAACATCAATCAGTATCCCATGGCCATTGAAACTCCAAGCATCTTGATAATTGGCATCAAATCCTCTTTGCTTTGCTTTGCCAATGCTAATTCTGTGAAAGAAAG GGTTTTGAAGTGGGTGACAAAAGAAGAGGATGAGACTGGAGAtccgaaagaaaaaagaagaattcAACATGTAATCCTTGATATGTCCA TTAGCTATGGCCAACCCAAGGTGGCAAGTGATTCACAGGCTAAAGGTGTCCAAATTGGTAGACAAGATTGGAGGAGAGAGTGTTTTCCTCACCGTTGGTGA